The following proteins come from a genomic window of Leopardus geoffroyi isolate Oge1 chromosome A3, O.geoffroyi_Oge1_pat1.0, whole genome shotgun sequence:
- the NEURL3 gene encoding E3 ubiquitin-protein ligase NEURL3 isoform X1, whose protein sequence is MGAQLSSQAGAGERESAFTARDPDCISEPCSLPGREPGVSALGSLRAPKAHTPAADTKAPRETLRFHPEAKGAQVHLDAQRCTARRNATFHDGIVFSQRPVLPGERVAVRVVWHEGGWCGGLRVGFTRLDPARVSAPSLPPFVCPDLELQSPTWAAMLPEGCALAGDVVCFWVNRRGRLFVRVNSGPRLLLRKGVLMGAPLWAVMDVYGTTKAIKLLDPTASAFPSTVPRALIDESLQPEATAGEECAICFHHAANTCLVPCGHTHFCSYCALRVFRDLAKCPVCRWEIKAVVPAGGPPILRTGEDLLMQVANGI, encoded by the exons ATGGGGGCCCAGCTCTCCTCCCAGGCTG gggcaggagagagagaatctgcctTTACTGCCAGAGATCCAGACTGCATCTCAGAACCCTGCTCCCTCCCAGGCAGAGAGCCTGGAGTCTCAGCCCTTGGCTCCCTAAGGGCACCAAAGGCTCACACACCAGCAGCAG ACACCAAGGCGCCCCGGGAGACCCTGCGCTTCCACCCTGAGGCCAAGGGCGCGCAGGTGCATCTAGACGCCCAGCGGTGCACTGCGCGCAGGAACGCCACGTTCCACGACGGCATCGTGTTCAGCCAACGGCCGGTGCTTCCCGGGGAGCGGGTGGCGGTCCGCGTGGTGTGGCACGAGGGCGGCTGGTGCGGCGGCCTCCGCGTGGGCTTCACGCGCCTGGACCCCGCGCGGGTGTCCGCGCCCAGCCTGCCACCCTTCGTGTGCCCGGACCTGGagctgcagagcccgacatgggcggCCATGCTGCCCGAGGGCTGCGCGCTGGCGGGGGACGTGGTCTGCTTCTGGGTGAACCGCAGGGGCCGGCTCTTCGTCAGGGTCAACTCGGGCCCCCGGCTGCTGCTGCGCAAGGGCGTGCTCATGGGCGCCCCCCTCTGGGCCGTGATGGACGTGTACGGGACCACCAAGGCCATCAAGCTCCTGG atCCCACAGCCAGTGCCTTCCCCTCAACCGTGCCCCGGGCCCTCATTGATGAGTCTCTGCAGCCGGAAG CCACAGCAGGAGAGgaatgtgccatctgtttccaCCACGCTGCCAACACCTGCCTGGTTCCCTGCGGCCACACACACTTCTGCAGCTACTGTGCCTTGCGGGTCTTCAGGGACTTGGCCAAATGCCCTGTATGTCGCTGGGAGATCAAGGCGGTGGTCCCAGCGGGGGGCCCTCCCATTCTGAGGACTGGGGAGGACCTCCTGATGCAGGTAGCAAATGGAATCTAG
- the NEURL3 gene encoding E3 ubiquitin-protein ligase NEURL3 isoform X2: protein MGAQLSSQADTKAPRETLRFHPEAKGAQVHLDAQRCTARRNATFHDGIVFSQRPVLPGERVAVRVVWHEGGWCGGLRVGFTRLDPARVSAPSLPPFVCPDLELQSPTWAAMLPEGCALAGDVVCFWVNRRGRLFVRVNSGPRLLLRKGVLMGAPLWAVMDVYGTTKAIKLLDPTASAFPSTVPRALIDESLQPEATAGEECAICFHHAANTCLVPCGHTHFCSYCALRVFRDLAKCPVCRWEIKAVVPAGGPPILRTGEDLLMQVANGI, encoded by the exons ATGGGGGCCCAGCTCTCCTCCCAGGCTG ACACCAAGGCGCCCCGGGAGACCCTGCGCTTCCACCCTGAGGCCAAGGGCGCGCAGGTGCATCTAGACGCCCAGCGGTGCACTGCGCGCAGGAACGCCACGTTCCACGACGGCATCGTGTTCAGCCAACGGCCGGTGCTTCCCGGGGAGCGGGTGGCGGTCCGCGTGGTGTGGCACGAGGGCGGCTGGTGCGGCGGCCTCCGCGTGGGCTTCACGCGCCTGGACCCCGCGCGGGTGTCCGCGCCCAGCCTGCCACCCTTCGTGTGCCCGGACCTGGagctgcagagcccgacatgggcggCCATGCTGCCCGAGGGCTGCGCGCTGGCGGGGGACGTGGTCTGCTTCTGGGTGAACCGCAGGGGCCGGCTCTTCGTCAGGGTCAACTCGGGCCCCCGGCTGCTGCTGCGCAAGGGCGTGCTCATGGGCGCCCCCCTCTGGGCCGTGATGGACGTGTACGGGACCACCAAGGCCATCAAGCTCCTGG atCCCACAGCCAGTGCCTTCCCCTCAACCGTGCCCCGGGCCCTCATTGATGAGTCTCTGCAGCCGGAAG CCACAGCAGGAGAGgaatgtgccatctgtttccaCCACGCTGCCAACACCTGCCTGGTTCCCTGCGGCCACACACACTTCTGCAGCTACTGTGCCTTGCGGGTCTTCAGGGACTTGGCCAAATGCCCTGTATGTCGCTGGGAGATCAAGGCGGTGGTCCCAGCGGGGGGCCCTCCCATTCTGAGGACTGGGGAGGACCTCCTGATGCAGGTAGCAAATGGAATCTAG